From a region of the Coriobacteriia bacterium genome:
- the rplJ gene encoding 50S ribosomal protein L10: MPTEQKRETVEEIKERFSGAAAVIMADYRGLSVKEMQELRRKLRASGGDVKIYKNTLTEIALRELALSEDLVRYLDGPTAFVFSQADAVAPSKAIVDFAKEHKALEVKGGLVENAVVGPDAVRSIAALPSREELIAKLLGTMQNPVARMMRVMNGPAAAFARAVAAVAGQKAAV, from the coding sequence ATGCCCACAGAGCAGAAGCGCGAGACGGTCGAGGAGATCAAGGAGCGGTTCTCCGGTGCGGCGGCCGTCATCATGGCCGACTACCGGGGCTTGAGCGTCAAGGAGATGCAGGAGCTCCGCCGCAAGCTGCGCGCCTCCGGCGGCGACGTGAAGATCTACAAGAACACGCTGACGGAGATCGCGCTCAGAGAGCTCGCGCTGTCCGAGGACCTCGTCCGCTATCTCGACGGGCCCACGGCGTTCGTGTTCTCGCAGGCCGACGCCGTGGCGCCATCGAAGGCGATCGTGGACTTCGCCAAGGAGCACAAGGCCCTCGAGGTGAAGGGCGGGTTGGTCGAGAACGCGGTGGTAGGCCCTGACGCCGTCCGGTCGATCGCGGCGCTGCCGTCGCGTGAGGAGTTGATCGCGAAGCTCCTCGGCACGATGCAGAACCCGGTCGCGCGGATGATGAGGGTCATGAACGGCCCCGCCGCGGCGTTCGCGAGAGCCGTCGCCGCCGTGGCCGGGCAGAAGGCGGCGGTGTAG
- the rplL gene encoding 50S ribosomal protein L7/L12: MAVSKDEIIEAIKEMPALQLSELVKELEDIFGVSAAAPAAVAGAAPAEGAAEAAVAEEKDTFDVVLAGVGAQKIQVIKVVRALTNLGLKEAKDLVDGAPKPVLEGVNKEQADKAKADLEEAGATIELK; this comes from the coding sequence ATGGCTGTCAGCAAGGACGAGATCATCGAGGCGATCAAGGAGATGCCCGCCCTGCAGCTCTCCGAGCTCGTGAAGGAGCTCGAGGACATCTTCGGCGTCTCGGCCGCCGCACCCGCCGCGGTCGCCGGCGCCGCGCCGGCCGAAGGCGCCGCAGAGGCCGCCGTGGCGGAGGAGAAGGACACGTTCGATGTCGTGCTCGCCGGTGTGGGCGCGCAGAAGATCCAGGTCATCAAGGTGGTGCGTGCGTTGACGAACCTCGGCCTGAAGGAGGCCAAGGACCTCGTCGACGGCGCGCCGAAGCCCGTTCTGGAGGGCGTCAACAAGGAGCAGGCCGACAAGGCCAAGGCCGACCTCGAGGAGGCCGGCGCCACCATCGAGCTCAAGTAG